Proteins from a single region of Candidatus Aminicenantes bacterium:
- a CDS encoding aspartate kinase, whose translation MRVMKFGGGCLGNSADLLRAAALTKGPTTVVVVSALGGVTDTLVQILDRTARRNRFPLGLFRNLSQRHRDCMQALTSRQGQTQNGFNRIDQLLKGLEQLLRGISCIGEVPPSIRARVLSYGEELSCVLMCAALETRNVPATACDARHCGITADRPGTNARIDLTRTRRKLRRNLPPLIKSGRMPVITGFFGRAPDGTTALFGRNASDYTAGAVACALDARELVIWKGVDGIMTMDPAYGGDARSIERLTWEEVKELTHFGADILHPLTLDPLENSRTRVRVRNFRKPGLAGTEISSATKDNTDKICGITCHPGSTMLQLAATPGKLHRLLARLEEIPGVPSARITSLVTARDRITLLMPSADARSVRRALAASIDPTIRLLNSRDDRTLVAVVGQALHHARGLAQLMDALATAGITLEGITPGGAAASVCLVVPGNQAGRCLQAIHKRFFPPAPPAPPCIAKGDQP comes from the coding sequence ATGCGGGTCATGAAATTCGGAGGCGGTTGCCTGGGAAACTCTGCGGACCTGTTGCGGGCCGCAGCGTTGACAAAAGGCCCAACTACCGTGGTGGTGGTGTCGGCCCTGGGCGGGGTGACCGATACCCTGGTGCAAATCCTGGACCGCACAGCCAGGCGCAATCGCTTCCCGCTCGGCCTGTTCCGAAACCTGAGTCAACGCCACCGCGACTGCATGCAGGCGCTGACATCCCGGCAAGGGCAAACCCAAAACGGTTTTAACCGCATTGACCAGTTGCTCAAAGGCCTGGAACAACTTTTGCGGGGGATCAGCTGCATCGGCGAAGTTCCGCCCTCGATCCGGGCCCGGGTTCTGAGTTACGGCGAAGAACTTTCCTGCGTCCTGATGTGCGCGGCGTTGGAGACGCGAAACGTTCCGGCAACAGCCTGTGACGCCCGTCATTGCGGTATCACCGCGGATCGGCCGGGAACCAACGCCCGTATCGATCTGACCCGAACCCGTCGCAAGTTGCGCCGCAACCTGCCTCCCCTGATCAAATCGGGCAGAATGCCTGTCATAACCGGATTTTTCGGGCGTGCTCCGGATGGGACCACGGCCCTTTTCGGGCGAAATGCGTCTGACTACACGGCCGGCGCGGTGGCCTGCGCGCTGGATGCCCGGGAGCTGGTGATCTGGAAGGGCGTAGACGGCATCATGACCATGGACCCGGCATACGGCGGGGATGCCCGTTCAATAGAACGCCTGACATGGGAAGAAGTGAAAGAACTCACCCATTTCGGCGCCGATATCCTGCATCCCTTAACCCTGGATCCGCTGGAAAACAGCCGCACGCGAGTGCGCGTCCGCAATTTCCGCAAGCCCGGACTGGCGGGAACGGAAATTTCGTCAGCCACAAAAGACAACACAGACAAGATATGCGGCATCACATGCCATCCGGGCTCAACCATGCTGCAATTGGCCGCGACCCCGGGCAAATTGCATCGCTTACTGGCACGTCTGGAAGAGATCCCCGGCGTACCTTCAGCGCGCATCACCTCCCTGGTCACGGCCCGGGACCGCATCACCCTGCTCATGCCCTCCGCGGATGCCCGCAGCGTGCGTCGGGCCCTGGCTGCAAGCATCGATCCCACAATCCGCCTTTTAAACTCCCGAGACGACCGCACGCTGGTGGCCGTGGTGGGCCAGGCCTTGCACCATGCGCGTGGATTGGCCCAGCTGATGGACGCCCTCGCCACCGCCGGTATCACCCTGGAAGGCATCACCCCCGGCGGCGCTGCCGCGTCCGTGTGCCTGGTTGTTCCCGGGAACCAGGCGGGCCGATGCCTCCAGGCCATCCACAAGCGCTTTTTTCCTCCCGCACCCCCCGCACCGCCATGCATTGCCAAGGGAGATCAACCATGA